In Gracilinanus agilis isolate LMUSP501 chromosome 1, AgileGrace, whole genome shotgun sequence, the sequence TGGATGCTTTCTGCTATCCAGCTCCAATTTCCTTTCCCAAAACTTTTCACAGTCCCTTTTTATACACTCTAAATTCCAGCCTAAGTGACTTATACCAGTTCTTCAGTGAAATCAGAATTTCACttccttcttttgccttcaaacgTTTTTGGGATGCACTAATATCTTAGAATCCTGACTTTCCTTCAAGGTTTAGATTAAGTTTATGCCACTATCCTGATCCAAATatcataatttcttttcattgttgctatgatgttttattgatgccttaaaatatttttttattcttaatgtAAACACAAAAAAAGTATTTCCATCCATACAACAGAACACACAAAAGGATTCTAAGTGAGACTATGAACACAGTGCTTgcctttttaagaaatatttaataaatattacatgTTACTTTCAAGGACTACCATGCTTGTCTGTGTTTCTTTCTAAACTTACTTTTGTTCCTTTATATGCACTTTAAAATAtgttatagtggctctttttttttttaccattactTTTGCTGATCTTTCCCTATCCCAATCTCCTTAGTGAaaactaagagaaagaaaaaggaggaaaaacattTGTAGTAGATAAACtttgtcaagcaaaacaaatctatgCAGGGCCATagtgaaaaatatatatgttgtcTGCACTTGGTCTCCATCACCATTCTATATTAATTCATACTACCTAGAattctctgaaataattttttttcatcatttcttacagtccAATAATAATACATTACATTCCTGTAGCagcatttgttcagccattccccagttgtaAAAAAAGTAATCTAAAGCACCCCCTttgattttagtttttttcttccttccctccttccatcacCTAAGGactgtctagagcagtggttgccaaaagcagtggttcccaaactcttttggcctaccccccacctttccagaaaaaatattatttagccccctggaaattattatttttttaattttaatagcaataaataggaaagataaatgcacttgtggccatcaccactctctggatcgctgcagcacccaccagggggcagtagcgcccactttgggaatcactgatctagaggatgAATCCCTTTTTTTAGTGCTAATCTCATCTTCCAGTGATACTGTAATGGGGAAGAGCTAAAGTGATAACAAATCCCTCCTCATTGAAATATATAccaatcattttacaaatatattacttttatttttacaattaattacaaattttacaattaattacaaataattaaatatatatatttaatcctcacaagaaccttgggaggtagattttattattatctatatttttcagatgaggaaactgagtcagtaggtgacttccccagggtcacacagctactgagtgcctgaggctagagttgaattCAGAGCTTGTTGAGTCTAGATCCTGCCTTCTGTCtattgtgtcatctagctgccctctgttACAAAATccttctgtgtttttattttttttttctttctttttctagtatagactttaggttttatttttattttttaccaattacatgtaataaatttccacacaagttttcctaagttatatgatcaaacatctccatctctcttttcacCCCTCCCAGTGCTACAGGGCAACTCAATCTGGGTTATCATGctaaacattatatattttttttatttatatatatgtgtgtgtgtgtgtgtgtgtgtgtgtatatgtatatatgtttttaaatagaatttattcccagacATCTCAGTCCTTTTGGCTTGCCCCAGTACCACAGGAAGTATTACCCGACAAAAAGGGAGATTGtatatttcatgtttctgtttttcagttcattctctgggggtggacattcacaagttattcttcaaacactaATTCTGTATCTGTTAttatgttctcttgattctacttgtTTAACGGTTCCCTATTTTATGTCATTCTTTGCAAGTTTTGTTTTAACATtaatctgcttatcatttcttatagcacaatagtattcaatcacaatcatGTCACAATTtttctagccattccccaattgatggacattccctcggttttcagttttttgccaccacacagGAAACTGCTGTAAATATCTTGGAACAcacagattcttttcctttttccctgatctccttgggaaacagacccagtaatggtattttaggtctaagggtatacacaattttgtaattctttgggcataaatctagattgctttccaaaaaggTTAGATCAGTGTGCAgttcaccaacagtatattagtgttcccatttttccataacccttccaacatttgtcattttgcccttttattattttagacagtctgataggtgtgaggtgatatttcagagttgttttgatttgtgttttctGTAACTagttagtgatttagagcatttttttcatatacctatatatggtatgttgatttctttatccaaaaattgtTTGCTTATACTGTtcgtccatttatcaattggggatggataatttttttttttacctctccgagtactttattattttttataaatatattttatcttatcaaTTATATGCAATAGTAAATTTCCAATTAAGTTTTCCagagttatatgatccaaattgtttctctcccttccatccctctccccagagctggcaagcaattcgaaCTGGGTTATACCCATATTTTTGGATAATTAATTTCTGTTGACTTGCCTTTGTGCATGTTTTATCTTCAAaacctagcacaatgctttgcatatagtgACAAATGTTGTTTGAATGCattgaagttgtttttttgttttgttttgttttttttttgttttttttttgagaagtctGGCTAGACTTCTCATAGGAAATCATTTCCAGGCCATGGACAGCCCTATCTTTACTCATTTAGCTCTGGAAGGCAAcgaaaatgctttttttaaaaaatgtaatgatatttgaaaatttttaagttGGTGAGTCCAAAATGTGCCACTTGcctcctgatagagaggtgatTAACTGAAATACAGAAAGAGGtaatacatttttagacatggctaatgtgggaatttgttttgccagaCTACACAATAGCTACGTATTGAGAGCTTTATTTGTTGCATTTTAATTTGTCCTTGAGGGAGGActggattaaattttttttaatgcttcattgaaaaaagtaaactatttttaaaaaattggggttTGAGAGATAAGGATGCCATTATTTACTGACATGAATAAAAATGCTAtggaatggggcagctagatggctcagtggatagagagccagacctggagacaggaggttctagatttaaatgtggccttagacacttcctagcagcattaccctgggcaaggcacttaaccccaaatacctagcccttaccacccttctgccttggaactaatatttagaatcaattccaagatTGAAGGcaaagagtttatttttaaaatgttatggaaagaccttgtgaagtaatttgcatgattttctttttcagcaaTGATTGCCAAGGCAAACAAATTAGACTCTGGCAAGGAaacaagagagaagaagaaaaagaagaagaaggccAGGGTGGTAGAAGAAGATGCCTTGGATATGGAACCCCTTGTCAAAACAAAGCCATCCCAGAATAGTGTGGCCTCCTCAGACATGGTTCCAGAAACATCCctgctgaaaaagaaaaagaagaagaagaaaatccaaGAATCAGAGAACCTAGATAGAGACCTCCATGAGGAGAGTGAAGAGGCAGAGCCCATGGACACAACAAGCACCCTGAAGAAGCATCAGAGCATGAAGGAGCTGCTTCCAAATCCTCCTGAATTCCCAtgccaagagaagagaaagaagacaaaacCATCCCTGGACTTGGCATCCTCTCACTCCCCAGGAGCAGGGACAGGGGAAGGGGTAGAACTGGAAGAGGATTTTTTCAGGAAACGTAAAAAGCAGAAGAAGGATAAAAGATCAGATCAGGAGAGGTCTGGGGAGCAGGAGCCTAGAGAGGTTCTTCCTGACCctatggaggaggaagaggaaggaaaggagggtgaGCCCATAGCGCAGGGACAAACAGAGGAGAAGCAGGAGCCCAGCAGTCTCAAAGACTCTGgtgccaaaaagaagaaaaagaagaagaaaaagacttccagagaggaggagaaggaggaggaggaggaaaaggatagAACTGATAACTTGCCCACTGACGAGGCCTACATAGAGGATTCCAGTGCCATTAGCAACTACAGAAAGAAAggtcataaaaagaaaaagcccaAAGCTGAACCTGCAGAACATGTCCCATTACCTAGCAGCCCCAGGAACattgaaaagaaagggaaaaaatctaaGATATGGACAGAACCACTCCCTGCCGAAGAACCtgctccaaaaaagaaaaagaagacaataacAACGGCAGGTAGGAAAGTCATGCAGGACCCGCAAAGCCCAGGCATGGTAAGTCTTTCAGCAGCTGACTCAGTCTAGGTATGATAAGGCCCAGCCTGTATCTCAGTAGAGTCTGAGACTTTGTTGACTAAGAAAAGATCCAGCCTCCATGGCTTTATCCTTAGACCTCTGGAGCTTTTGTCAAGGTATCCCTCCTGGCTATCTCCTCTAGGGAGTTTGTATTTTTTGCTCTAGTTACATTCGCAACCTGACTATATCCTTGACTCTGGTTTTTTCCTACTCTCTGTGTTAACCAAAAGGTCATTTGGTCAagttattttaattctttgggtCTCATAATGGACAATGCAATTGATTTAATCAAGGCCCAGTTCAGCTTTAAGAATTCTATTAATTTGTGTCTTTTTATTTGTCCTATCATTGCTTGCTTCAGGGCAGGGGGTATGGGGGGAGCCATTTGGGTGTTCACAATTTAGGTGCACAAGCTTTTTGTATGTGAGATTTTGTAGTCTTCAGTCATATTGCCTTTTGGCTTCATTTCCAGAATGATGAGACTTGATCTTTGTTATCTGTCTTCCATTGGAAACTGCTCAGGGGCTTCTTCCCTTCTTGTTCATCTTGGACATGGGGCTAGTTGAGCCAGAATTGCCATCTGGCCCCCAGAAGGAGGCTGTTGTCTATTTCATGCCCAGTGTTTGCTGGCCACCTCAGTCAGTGGAATTACTATGAGATTGTTATGAACTTTATCAGCTTCTTAActtctgaaaaacattttttttgtccagggggaggagaggagatgaAATAGCACTTACACACAGGGTCACCAGCAATTTTGAGAGGCCTAAATACAAAAATCTTCTCTAACTAAGCAAGGGCAAGATATGCCCATTTCATggataaagaagggaaaaggaaataggtaAAGTGACAACAAGCTTTCCAACAACCATAATTTGGGCCAAGATTAAAACAGTTCTCATGAGTCTAAACCACAGCTCACCCTTCCAACATACAGCATAGGCAAAATTTTTTGAAGGAATGAATggtataaaacagagataatcaAACATTTGGCCAACATTCAAAGGTAGAAAATGATCCTTAGATGGagcctgtttctttctttctttttttttttttaacccttaacttctatgtattggctcctcagtggaagagtggtaagggtaggcaatggggatcaagtgacttgcccagggtcacacagctgggaagtgtctgaggccagatttgaacctaggacctcctatctctaagcctgactctcaatcctctgagctacccagctgcccctggtggagcctatttctgtttgagtttgacaccactggaaAAGACCAAGGGCATTCCAACCTTAATCATTGAGAAGATGTTTCTAGgaatttgtgtatttttttaaaaatgcataagtAGAAATATATGTTTTTGGAAATTTAGAATCTATAGGTGAGAAAGGGGGTGGTGAAAATTTAATCCCTTTTTCTCTCCAAGATAGAAAGGGAGGAATGAGAAATGTAGAATAAAACTCACTCAAAGGGATCCTTTATGGTTCTGAGGGCACTCTTTATGAACATTCAGGAGTATTATAACTTATAGAATTAGCATGGTAGTCCTATTTAAAGAAGCAAAAGCTTGTAGGGAAGAACAGAAAAATATCTGGGTTGGGACTTTTTTAAAGTCCAGAATTCCCCTGATAGTTCAGGGGAATAAATTGTGGATTCAACCTTGCCAGTtcacctgaatttttttttcctggccttTCATCCAAGTGCCACCTCCACGCAgtgtactgtgctaaacactaggaGAAATGTTACAAAGTTTAGGTAAATTAATCCCTGCCCCCATGGACCTTACAGCCTGGCCGAGGGATGAGATGTGAACAAAGATAACTGAATCCACAACGGTAAGCACACTGAGATTTGCCAATCAGTTCTTTGTGAGGTCATGGGGGAATAGGTTTTAGGGTTTTAGTGCAGTGCCctggaaagagcaatggatttggagttggaggacctaAGTTCATATCCAGCTTTGCTATGCACATTTCTCCTCTCTGAAGCttggtttccttatatataaaatgagggggtcatGCTAGCTGATCTTTGAGATCCttctcagctctctatccatggcCCCAAGGCATAGGTCAGGAGAATGGGTCTGTATCATAGAAGAAGAGGTATTTGAATTAGGGTGGGCTTTTTTCCTCCTAAATTTTCTGGCTTAGTAACCATtgtaagacagaaagacagggggtaggcaaatagggttatgtAACTTGctcaatcacacagctaggaagtggctgagaccagatttgagcctaggctTGCTCCTATATCCTCCTATCCCCAGGCAttgcactcttatctactgtgccatccagctgtccctgAATTGGGTTTTTAAAGAGATGCTGATAGAAGGTATGGAGCCCTGTCCACACAGAGGGGACAGTACCAGCAAAGCCCTGCTGAGGAGGAAATGCAGGGGATTTTCAGGGATTCTGGCAGAGAGTACTGCAGTTTTGCCAAAATATGGCACAGATACATGGCATAAGACCAGAAAGGTGGTAGTTTCCAATTGTTGGTGTCCTTAACACCAGACAGGAGAGCTTAGACCTTCCTTGATAGGCATTAatagccactgaagatttttgagcagaggagggaTGTGACCAGATACCAACATATGCTTAATTGAGTACACACACCCTTTGCAAAAGAAGAtacatgtggaaaaaaaaaaaaaaagaagatacatgTGGGTTTTGGTACTAAATCACTAGTGCATCTTCCCtgttatcaaaagaaataaatatccaGGAAGGCCAGATATTTTGAGACCATTAAGACATCACAGTCATGTGGCCTTGAACTGGACCCTTTACCTTTCCTCCAGCTTGACTCCTCACAACAAAGTGGGGGTCAGATGACTCAGCACCAGCCTGCTTCCCCAGGACGAATGTGTTACAAGGGCAGATGAGCACAGAAAATCCCTTTGACTGAAGAAGACCAAAGTAAATAGTGTTTTGTACATGTAGCTTAAGGAGTCATCCTCCTCTCCAGGAGGCTCCTACCATTTAAGTCTCCCCAGAGATGGGAAAATTGGCTCTTCGTCATTTAAATGAAGTGGTTCCAAATCCCTGGATAATTTGTATGCTTCATAAACCCCTTTGAGGTCTCAGGGTGGCCTTTAATGgggaaagtttttctttttgacCTTGAATGAAGGGCAAGAACATTTTGTCATCCAAATACATTTTCTAATTAGATTGCCCAGGTTGCAGAGCTACTGCAAATTAGCACTCACAACTTGGATTTCTGTAGGTGCCTTTAAAGTTGAGGTGATGAGAGATAAATGATGGACCTGGTGGGATATTGACACCTGGAGGGTAAGATAGGTCTAGACTCCACTCTTCCCTGAGAAGGTAGAGAGAAGAGCATAGAAACTCCTTAGTGTGGCTGTACCCCTGACAACTGACCATGTAAGATGTGTCTAAGATCATAAAAGCTGCTGAAAGAGCTGGAACTTTCTGCTGTGATGAAGAAGGCAGCTAGCCACACATTCTCCACTGACCTCAGGTAGGAAGGTGGGAGTGGGCAGAGCAGAGGACTTGGGACTCTAAGATGTAGGCTGTTTCCTATCCCACTAAGAACAGAGGAAGCAAAATAGATTTGCTCTGGACTGTATTTCCCCCTGTGGGGTTGGAAATTTGTAATCCTAAGTGGTTTTGTGCAATTGGACTAGAGACATGACAGACACTATGAGGAGGGAGATCAAGGTATATGTTATCTTGTTtacctaaaaaaaattttattacaaaCTAGTAAATAATCAATAAATCTGAACATTTCTATATATCCAGAGGCCgtaaagagaacattgtacatgaaACAGTTCATCTGTTAtgtagtatgattttttttttttaccacataTTAAATTTATCATGGTTATAATCACTTggcccttcctctctctcccttccctttcctgaaTTTCCCTCTTCACTCATCTGGGTATTTCTTAGATATTTCAttgatgttattttctttctctttttttaacatcattgtCACTAcatcctttccatctttttcctcctctcaccAAATAAAAGTCCTTGTAAGAAATAAGTACAGTTAAGCAACATAAATATGCATTGACATGTTAATGTCTGCAAATGCATGTCTTAATCTATTCTGTAGTTTGTCACTTTTCCATCAAGAGGTATGATGTTGGTTTGTATTCCATActctgagaaggggaagggagcctTAGGTTTCTAAGATTGACTCCCTTTCCATCTATAGAACTAGGAGCTCTGGCCCAGCCTTGATTGGATTGAGTTTTTACAACTCTTTGACCTTTGGCATCTTTAatggaaatgagaagagaaaggaatagccTATTATAGCTATAATAGTTCTGTCGAGAAAAAAGTCTTCCAACCAAAGGATTTCAGATAGTTGGTTGAAGTTGGAATAGTTTCTCCCCTTGCTTCTTATAGAGATAGTTGTGTAAGTGATATATTCATAAGAGTTTTACATGGGGAAGATGGGGAAAAATCAACCAGTTTCAACTTTTTTCATATAgcgttttattttttttttaagagctaaAACTAAACCCTCCAGTCAACCTGGCTTAAGTCATCTGTGTCTTAGTTGTTATTTCCCATTTGATTATTGTTTAGGTAGGTTCTGTGTTTGCTTACCTTCTCAGTTGACCTCTTCAGACTCAGAGTTGCAAAGACCTTCAGAGACTAATTCTGGTCTTATGGATGCTAATCTGTATAGactagacctgtaatttcataaACTTccagtgagaaaactccctttacTATCATCAGTCTTTCTTTAAAGCtgttctttaattaatttaattaataataatttatagttGCTTGGGTCACTGAGAATTCAGTTCAGGGATGTCCAGCCAGTCTGAGCCTAAGACCATCTTTGAGCCTtcagccttctcttctctgaaacCAGCTCTATTCGCTACCCACACTACCTGTAAGTTATAGTGTACTTGGATGTTTGCAaggctttttttaaccctttctttttcagaaagaactcttaagacagaaggactAGAGCTAGGCTAATAGTGCCAAGTGACTATTCTAGGgccatataactaggaagtggcAGAGTtcagattttgaacccaagtcctctgactccaggctctggcacgctatccactgtgtcacttaatTGTCGCCTTTGAAAGACTTTTTAcacacatctcatttgatccccacccTCCCACCACCCCCATGAAGTAGGTACTATGGGTATAACTCAGTTTTATAGACAAACTGAAGGTCCTTGAGTTTGGTTGACTTGGTTATGATCACAGCTATTAAGCATCAGAAGTAGGCTTCAAACCCAAGAGTCTTTTTAATctattattctttatattataccacactgcctctctggTATTTGGGCACAATCCTTTCTAGCATCTCTGACATGTTGTAGTCATCTAGCCTCTGCTTGTTGTCAGTATCTTTCCTAGTTCCTAGCTGGCAGGACATTCTACTGTGCCTTGGACTTCCTGCCAAGCTATGGTGTTGGGACCAGAGCACTGTGCCCTGACCAAGTTTCCTGGCCTCCCTGATAGCTTTCCCTTCATCAATATGTGTTCCCTCAGCTGTGGTCATTATACTGTTGGTCCCTTTCTTCACCCTTGGAGATGACATGCTTCCCTGCCAGTGGTTGTGTTTATTCCCCAAAGGAGTCAGGTAGAATTGGTCTGCACAGCAGTTTCCCAGCCCTTCTGATGCTGGGCTGTTGAAGACCTTTGCAAATGTACACACACTTGAACATATCACATGAGTTTTTGCTTTTACTATTCAGGGACATGAATCAGACTTGGAAGTGGTATCTGAAAAAAAGGGAAACTTGGATGAAGTCACCATAGACACGGTATAGTAAAGCATCTACCATCCAACCTTTCATAAAAGTTAGTGCCGGTTGCCATTTGCTAACCTAAAGTCTCTGTGTGCATGAGCCACAGTGCTTGTAACAAGAGCCCACAATTGCTTTATCAGAGGACAGGGTGGGAAGTTAATAGAATTTGGAAAATACCTTGATCTGCCATAGATGGGGTTCTTCTTAAAGGCACATTTCAAAAATGTTGGTTTGGGAAAACTTGCCCCTCTCTGAGAAGGAAGTGGCTGGTAAGTCTGTTCCAGTTAGCCTTTTTGTAATTGAATTTTATCTTTCTACACATGATCATAGTCCTTGCTCTCTAATTTCAGCACCTGCTCTACTCTGCAGTAGGGCCTAAAGGCTCTGACAAGGGAGAGATTTAGAGGCAAGTTTTCTAGTGTCACCGTTGCAAACTACTGTTTTATGTGCAGTTAGAACTTCTTGCTTAGGCTTTTTGGTGTATGTAGTAACATCCCAGTCACCTGAAGGTCTAGTAACCT encodes:
- the KNOP1 gene encoding lysine-rich nucleolar protein 1 isoform X1 — protein: MIAKANKLDSGKETREKKKKKKKARVVEEDALDMEPLVKTKPSQNSVASSDMVPETSLLKKKKKKKKIQESENLDRDLHEESEEAEPMDTTSTLKKHQSMKELLPNPPEFPCQEKRKKTKPSLDLASSHSPGAGTGEGVELEEDFFRKRKKQKKDKRSDQERSGEQEPREVLPDPMEEEEEGKEGEPIAQGQTEEKQEPSSLKDSGAKKKKKKKKKTSREEEKEEEEEKDRTDNLPTDEAYIEDSSAISNYRKKGHKKKKPKAEPAEHVPLPSSPRNIEKKGKKSKIWTEPLPAEEPAPKKKKKTITTAGRKVMQDPQSPGMGHESDLEVVSEKKGNLDEVTIDTVRRKALQEEIDRESGKTEALETKVEAPTRFGQWDTATFENSDQKMKFLRLMGGFKNSSSSLSSSPGALGKPNMALNKQAAATLQQNLQVEFDRAMSWKQQRGVGLGYSASANKNKLFYIDRNASRSVKFND
- the KNOP1 gene encoding lysine-rich nucleolar protein 1 isoform X2, with amino-acid sequence MIAKANKLDSGKETREKKKKKKKARVVEEDALDMEPLVKTKPSQNSVASSDMVPETSLLKKKKKKKKIQESENLDRDLHEESEEAEPMDTTSTLKKHQSMKELLPNPPEFPCQEKRKKTKPSLDLASSHSPGAGTGEGVELEEDFFRKRKKQKKDKRSDQERSGEQEPREVLPDPMEEEEEGKEGEPIAQGQTEEKQEPSSLKDSGAKKKKKKKKKTSREEEKEEEEEKDRTDNLPTDEAYIEDSSAISNYRKKGHKKKKPKAEPAEHVPLPSSPRNIEKKGKKSKIWTEPLPAEEPAPKKKKKTITTAGRKVMQDPQSPGMVRRKALQEEIDRESGKTEALETKVEAPTRFGQWDTATFENSDQKMKFLRLMGGFKNSSSSLSSSPGALGKPNMALNKQAAATLQQNLQVEFDRAMSWKQQRGVGLGYSASANKNKLFYIDRNASRSVKFND